One window of uncultured Trichococcus sp. genomic DNA carries:
- a CDS encoding PTS transporter subunit EIIC: MEELKLDEKRTTMDKFMDKLTDTLLPIANALNNQKHISALKKGMLVTVPLTIVGAIFLVLAQPPVDETTMQATNIFFSFMLGWKSWAVTYQSILLIPYQLTIGILSVYTAFVISYFLANEYGLNGINNGMQGLLTFLTVALVPTAVEGVTMLPMTYLDAKGMFTAIIVGLVTVEITRVLDKYGIKIKMPDSVPPMVSAPFEIMIPIFVNILLFLGINQASIALTGSGLVTLVQTVLAPFLSASGSLGSIMFINFLMTTFWFLGIHGASVVSAVVAPITTANFAENAAAYQAGEAIPHIFAGSYNSFYGGWITYPALLFCFLFLAKSAQLKSLTRAAVVPNLFNINEPLIFGLPIVMNVIVIIPTYICTAINIAISYIMMSNDIVGKVVINIPWTTPGPIAVFLSTLDWKATVLWFVLFAIDFVICIPFVKSYDKQVRQQNSEI, from the coding sequence ATGGAAGAACTAAAATTGGATGAAAAAAGAACTACTATGGACAAATTCATGGATAAACTGACAGATACGCTATTACCGATCGCAAATGCTCTGAACAACCAAAAACATATCTCAGCACTGAAAAAAGGAATGCTGGTTACAGTTCCATTGACCATCGTAGGAGCAATTTTCCTTGTGCTAGCTCAACCGCCTGTGGATGAAACCACCATGCAGGCAACAAATATTTTCTTTAGTTTTATGCTAGGTTGGAAAAGCTGGGCAGTAACGTACCAATCAATTTTACTTATCCCTTATCAATTAACTATCGGAATTCTGAGTGTGTACACTGCCTTTGTCATTTCCTATTTTTTGGCTAATGAATATGGATTGAATGGGATCAATAATGGTATGCAGGGCTTACTGACGTTTTTAACAGTAGCGCTTGTCCCAACGGCCGTTGAAGGTGTAACGATGTTGCCGATGACCTATTTAGATGCTAAAGGGATGTTTACGGCTATTATTGTCGGGTTGGTAACTGTGGAAATCACGCGGGTACTTGATAAATACGGAATCAAAATAAAAATGCCGGACTCTGTTCCGCCCATGGTGTCAGCACCTTTTGAAATTATGATTCCAATTTTTGTGAATATCCTTTTATTCTTAGGAATTAACCAAGCTTCTATCGCTTTAACGGGTTCTGGGTTAGTTACATTAGTTCAGACTGTGTTGGCTCCCTTCCTATCGGCTTCTGGCTCTCTAGGCTCCATTATGTTCATCAACTTCTTAATGACGACTTTTTGGTTTTTGGGCATCCATGGTGCCAGTGTGGTAAGTGCTGTGGTTGCGCCAATTACAACGGCTAATTTTGCTGAAAATGCTGCTGCATACCAAGCAGGTGAAGCTATTCCTCATATTTTCGCAGGTTCCTACAATAGTTTTTACGGTGGTTGGATTACCTATCCTGCACTGTTGTTTTGTTTCTTGTTTTTAGCAAAAAGTGCCCAATTAAAATCATTGACTCGTGCAGCAGTGGTTCCTAATTTGTTCAACATCAATGAACCTTTAATTTTTGGATTGCCTATTGTAATGAACGTCATCGTAATCATCCCGACATATATTTGTACAGCCATCAATATCGCCATTTCGTATATTATGATGAGCAATGATATTGTGGGGAAAGTGGTCATTAATATCCCTTGGACAACTCCTGGACCGATTGCAGTATTCCTGAGCACTTTAGATTGGAAAGCGACTGTTCTCTGGTTCGTCCTGTTTGCGATCGACTTTGTAATTTGTATTCCTTTTGTGAAGAGTTATGATAAGCAAGTAAGGCAACAAAATTCTGAAATTTAA
- a CDS encoding acetyl-CoA C-acetyltransferase has protein sequence MNSVVVVAAKRTPIGRFGGGMKNLSAVEMASQLTKKTLEPLQLKDYVEEVILGNVLQSGQGQGPARQVQIYSGIDERVPAFTVNQICGSGMTSIILGAQKIMTGERETVLVGGMESMSQAPYLQKKTRFGSKLGHDLLVDAILNDALTDSFSGSHMGITAEKVAGEFEISRNQQDEFALESHQKVRKAWRNHAFSQEIIPMELSNGKIFDKDEHYREDLSLADLNKLRPAFQKEKGTVTAGNSSGINDGAAILLLMSKKKAEELGIDYLAEIISWASEGVNPEVMGLGPIPASRKALNNAGLDIDDIDLFEMNEAFAAQALAVKNELKIPEEKLNINGGAIALGHPVGASGARIVVSLVHALIKEEKKYGLASLCVGGGMGISIIIKREEV, from the coding sequence TTGAACAGTGTAGTGGTTGTGGCAGCTAAACGGACACCAATAGGTCGTTTTGGTGGTGGTATGAAAAATTTGTCTGCTGTGGAAATGGCAAGTCAGCTGACGAAAAAAACACTTGAACCTTTGCAGCTAAAAGATTATGTTGAAGAGGTCATTTTAGGGAATGTCTTACAATCCGGACAAGGACAGGGACCCGCGCGCCAAGTCCAAATTTATTCTGGCATTGATGAAAGAGTTCCGGCGTTCACAGTCAATCAAATTTGCGGTTCAGGGATGACAAGTATCATATTGGGCGCACAAAAGATAATGACGGGGGAACGCGAGACGGTCTTGGTGGGCGGCATGGAATCAATGAGCCAAGCGCCCTATCTACAGAAGAAAACTCGTTTCGGAAGCAAGCTTGGGCATGATTTGTTGGTCGATGCAATCTTGAATGACGCGTTGACGGATAGTTTTTCAGGAAGTCATATGGGGATTACTGCAGAAAAGGTTGCTGGAGAATTTGAGATTTCTCGAAACCAACAGGATGAATTCGCTTTAGAGAGCCATCAAAAAGTGCGCAAAGCATGGCGGAATCATGCTTTTTCTCAAGAAATCATTCCGATGGAATTATCCAACGGGAAAATTTTTGATAAAGACGAGCATTACCGAGAAGACTTATCTCTTGCTGATCTGAATAAATTAAGACCAGCTTTCCAAAAAGAAAAAGGTACTGTAACTGCTGGAAATAGTTCTGGCATAAACGATGGAGCAGCTATATTGTTGCTCATGTCAAAAAAGAAGGCTGAAGAATTAGGCATCGATTACCTTGCGGAAATCATCAGTTGGGCGAGCGAAGGGGTCAATCCTGAAGTGATGGGCTTGGGACCAATTCCTGCTTCAAGAAAAGCACTGAACAATGCAGGATTGGATATCGATGATATTGATCTATTTGAAATGAACGAAGCTTTTGCCGCTCAGGCGCTCGCAGTGAAGAATGAACTGAAGATACCGGAAGAAAAACTGAATATAAACGGTGGAGCAATTGCTTTGGGGCATCCGGTTGGTGCCAGCGGTGCTCGGATTGTTGTTTCGTTGGTTCACGCGCTTATAAAAGAGGAAAAGAAATATGGATTGGCTTCGCTTTGTGTGGGCGGGGGCATGGGTATATCAATAATAATTAAGAGAGAAGAGGTTTGA
- a CDS encoding 3-oxoacid CoA-transferase subunit B has protein sequence MNKKENIASRIAQYLPDGAVVNLGIGIPTLIPNFLPEGRRLNIHSENGALGVDLLANEIAFSEGMTDAGGHPIQLKKGGMVFDSAFSFSIVRSGIIDFTILGALEVDEKGNLSNWIVPGKIVPGMGGAMDLLYGAKEVIVAMEHRNKQGQSKIVSDCKFPLTGAGVVNKIVTDLAVFSVDGQGLVLEEIMPESNLQLIREATDADFRISQRIKEESILEQCSGCGS, from the coding sequence ATGAATAAAAAAGAAAACATAGCTTCCCGAATCGCTCAGTATTTACCCGATGGCGCAGTTGTTAACCTAGGAATTGGCATACCTACTCTGATACCGAATTTTTTACCTGAAGGCAGGAGACTAAATATTCACTCTGAAAATGGAGCGCTAGGCGTTGATCTTCTGGCTAATGAAATCGCATTTTCTGAAGGGATGACCGATGCTGGTGGGCACCCGATTCAATTGAAGAAAGGCGGAATGGTTTTTGACAGCGCATTCTCTTTCTCAATCGTCCGCAGCGGCATCATAGACTTCACAATTTTAGGTGCGTTGGAAGTGGATGAGAAGGGAAATCTCTCGAATTGGATCGTTCCGGGTAAAATTGTCCCGGGCATGGGCGGCGCAATGGACTTGCTTTACGGGGCAAAGGAAGTCATTGTTGCGATGGAACACCGGAATAAACAAGGGCAATCAAAAATTGTGTCGGATTGCAAGTTCCCACTCACAGGTGCTGGTGTTGTAAATAAAATTGTAACCGATTTAGCTGTTTTTTCTGTGGATGGACAAGGGCTGGTGTTAGAGGAAATAATGCCAGAAAGCAATCTTCAGTTGATAAGAGAAGCGACCGATGCTGATTTCCGAATCAGCCAAAGGATAAAGGAGGAAAGTATACTTGAACAGTGTAGTGGTTGTGGCAGCTAA
- a CDS encoding 3-oxoacid CoA-transferase subunit A, with protein sequence MGKIQTIEQARRLIDSHSTIMVGGFLKCGHPEILVKELLLENEVDHLTIISNDTATNENSFNALVQSGKVTKIHSSYIGGNRATGKFFIDFPEKITLYPQGSLAEKIRCGGAGLGGVLTPVGIGTIVEKDKEIIERSGKRYILEEALNADTALIYAKRGDEEGNLEMIGTQINFNPLMAMAAKQTIALVDEIVPLGAISPERIVVPGIYVNCMIDGRKLDE encoded by the coding sequence TTGGGGAAAATACAAACCATAGAACAAGCCCGTAGATTGATAGATAGCCATTCAACGATTATGGTGGGGGGATTTCTAAAATGCGGACACCCAGAAATTCTAGTAAAGGAGCTCCTACTTGAAAATGAAGTAGATCATTTGACGATTATTTCGAATGACACTGCGACGAATGAAAATAGTTTTAATGCCTTAGTGCAATCTGGAAAAGTAACTAAAATTCATTCATCTTATATTGGAGGGAATCGAGCGACTGGTAAATTTTTTATAGATTTTCCTGAAAAGATTACTCTTTATCCCCAAGGATCTTTGGCGGAGAAAATCCGCTGTGGAGGAGCGGGATTAGGTGGTGTTTTAACCCCGGTCGGAATTGGGACAATAGTTGAAAAAGATAAGGAAATCATAGAAAGAAGCGGCAAGCGATATATTTTGGAAGAGGCCTTAAATGCTGACACCGCATTGATTTATGCCAAACGGGGTGATGAGGAGGGGAATTTGGAAATGATCGGCACGCAAATCAATTTCAATCCTCTGATGGCGATGGCAGCCAAACAAACAATTGCATTAGTAGATGAAATCGTTCCTCTCGGAGCTATCTCTCCTGAACGGATTGTAGTCCCTGGAATTTATGTGAATTGTATGATTGATGGGAGGAAACTTGATGAATAA
- a CDS encoding alpha/beta hydrolase, translating into MIYHAFKENQDRYLDTSKIQPKITDIPYSDESPRCKLDLYYPVKTQESYPLIIFFHGGAFLKGDKQRYQLFSALQGIFNGFAVASVNYRLLPEFHYLEYLKDASTAVRFLINHFETYKIDKENIFLWGESAGAFLSLVVGLTGQDGGVEKLLQLPMAEEIKINGIVSWYAPTNLLKHPDMKVLGEQSLNELKYRQQGESLQETLRRLSPINLLTKNSPKLYIQHGIKDTVVPPEQAVELAGIASEYLSENELKIEYLVEGDHSTGRFSQEDNLEKIFLQLNKWLNRREKVGENTNHRTSP; encoded by the coding sequence ATGATATATCATGCATTTAAAGAAAATCAAGATAGGTATTTAGACACATCAAAGATTCAGCCTAAAATCACAGACATTCCCTATTCTGATGAATCTCCCCGCTGCAAATTGGATTTGTATTACCCCGTAAAAACCCAAGAATCCTATCCTCTCATTATTTTTTTTCATGGAGGAGCATTTCTGAAAGGGGATAAACAGAGATACCAATTGTTTTCTGCCTTGCAGGGGATTTTTAATGGTTTTGCAGTGGCGTCCGTCAATTATCGTCTGCTGCCGGAATTTCATTACCTGGAATATCTAAAAGATGCTTCCACTGCAGTACGGTTTTTGATAAATCACTTCGAAACATACAAAATCGATAAAGAAAACATATTTTTGTGGGGCGAGTCGGCTGGAGCATTTCTCTCCTTGGTGGTGGGATTGACAGGACAAGATGGCGGAGTGGAAAAACTTCTGCAGTTGCCAATGGCAGAGGAAATTAAAATCAATGGGATTGTTTCTTGGTACGCCCCTACTAATCTATTGAAGCATCCTGATATGAAAGTACTGGGTGAACAATCTTTAAATGAATTGAAATACCGCCAACAAGGGGAATCGCTGCAAGAAACGTTAAGGCGACTGAGTCCGATAAATCTCCTGACGAAAAATAGTCCTAAATTGTATATCCAGCATGGTATTAAGGACACAGTGGTCCCTCCAGAACAAGCAGTCGAATTAGCTGGCATTGCGAGCGAATATCTTTCAGAAAATGAATTAAAGATAGAGTATCTAGTTGAAGGGGATCATTCCACCGGACGATTTTCCCAAGAAGATAATTTGGAAAAGATATTCCTGCAATTGAATAAATGGTTGAATAGGAGGGAAAAGGTTGGGGAAAATACAAACCATAGAACAAGCCCGTAG
- a CDS encoding acyclic terpene utilization AtuA family protein yields the protein MKKIRIGSGAGYAGDRIEPALDLIKRGNLDYIIFECLAERTIAMAQREKRQDKTKGYNYLLEYRMRQVLPLAAKHKVKIITNMGAANPEAAARITKALGEEQGIYNLKIAYVVGDDISSNLQNYLQEKTIETGRTLMEIDRELISANAYIGAGSIVEALQMGADIVITGRASDPSLTVGPLLHEFEKPFTDEYFLANATVAGHLLECGAQVTGGYFADPGFKDVPELWNVGFPIVEFSETGDMTVEKLSATGGILSEETIKEQLVYEIHDPKQYLTPDVIVDFSQIVVENEEDRVKISGISGNKKTGTLKVSVGYEDGFIAEGEISYGGSNSLALAELAAEVVNKRLGIIGLDYEEIRIDYIGLNSLYGRSVSDKHIFPEEIRLRIAIRTKGIESANKFCKEIESLYTNGPSGGGGIRTYIKEIMAIESILVDEKQIPTSYEFV from the coding sequence GTGAAAAAAATTCGTATAGGATCTGGTGCAGGTTATGCGGGAGATCGTATTGAACCAGCTTTAGATTTGATCAAGCGTGGGAATCTTGATTATATAATTTTTGAATGTTTAGCTGAACGAACAATTGCTATGGCACAAAGAGAGAAGCGCCAGGACAAGACGAAAGGTTATAACTATCTATTGGAATATCGAATGAGGCAAGTATTGCCACTGGCAGCAAAGCATAAAGTTAAAATTATTACCAACATGGGAGCAGCAAATCCTGAAGCTGCTGCAAGGATTACAAAAGCACTAGGCGAAGAGCAGGGGATATACAATTTAAAAATTGCTTATGTAGTTGGAGATGATATTTCCAGTAATTTACAAAATTATTTGCAAGAGAAAACAATTGAAACTGGGCGGACTTTGATGGAAATCGATAGAGAACTGATATCTGCGAACGCTTATATTGGTGCAGGATCAATTGTAGAAGCATTGCAAATGGGAGCGGATATCGTTATTACTGGCCGAGCTTCAGATCCATCTCTAACGGTTGGGCCATTGCTTCATGAATTTGAGAAGCCTTTTACGGACGAGTATTTTCTCGCCAATGCAACAGTAGCAGGACATCTGTTAGAATGTGGTGCTCAAGTTACTGGAGGGTATTTTGCGGATCCAGGTTTTAAAGATGTGCCGGAACTTTGGAATGTCGGATTTCCTATTGTGGAGTTTTCTGAAACGGGAGATATGACCGTTGAAAAATTATCCGCAACAGGTGGCATTTTGAGTGAAGAAACAATCAAAGAACAGCTGGTGTACGAAATTCACGATCCTAAGCAGTATCTTACACCTGATGTGATCGTTGATTTCTCACAAATTGTTGTCGAAAATGAAGAGGATCGGGTAAAAATTTCGGGAATTTCCGGAAACAAGAAAACAGGAACATTAAAGGTAAGTGTTGGCTATGAAGATGGTTTTATTGCTGAGGGAGAAATAAGCTATGGCGGTTCTAATTCGTTAGCGCTGGCAGAACTTGCTGCTGAAGTCGTTAATAAACGTCTGGGGATTATCGGTCTGGATTATGAGGAAATAAGGATAGATTATATAGGCCTGAATAGTTTATATGGACGTTCAGTTTCAGATAAACATATTTTTCCTGAAGAAATTCGCTTGCGTATTGCGATTCGGACAAAGGGAATAGAGTCTGCAAATAAATTTTGCAAAGAAATTGAGTCACTTTACACGAATGGTCCTTCCGGAGGCGGAGGTATCCGCACTTATATCAAGGAAATCATGGCAATCGAATCAATTTTAGTTGATGAGAAACAAATTCCCACTAGTTATGAATTTGTATAG
- a CDS encoding sigma 54-interacting transcriptional regulator translates to MKLDESSISIFESLYDGVLIADKQGIVRYVNQSYLRITGMKKENILNYPVEKIRPGSKLHKVIQTGESIRHLRRKVGDAEYFSNLVPIRVGGEIIGGVSISSEIADIQELLKKLKHSETVISQLQGAVNQFNRARYSFTDIIGESTAMKQVVSKAEKIASGKASVLISGESGTGKELFAQAIHNGSYRHSGPFIAVNCATLSGELLESELFGYASGTFTGGKKEGKMGLFRAAEGGTIFLDEIGELDIKFQAKLLRALQEGMIRPLGDTEEYPIDVRVISATNRDLREMISLKTFREDLYYRIAVFELEIPPLRDRRNDIPLLMDAFRTEKKFPENIQEIFKNYKWDGNVRELRNAVQFCVEITDSETISIEDLPKRMVHSARQSEIIGIQSLKSFVKEKETEYIQELLESYGNDVNGKCKVAKLLGVSLATLYNKLDSK, encoded by the coding sequence TTGAAATTAGATGAAAGTTCCATCAGTATTTTTGAATCATTATATGATGGCGTGTTGATTGCGGATAAACAAGGGATTGTTCGGTATGTGAACCAAAGTTACTTACGAATTACCGGGATGAAAAAAGAAAATATCTTGAACTATCCAGTGGAAAAAATAAGACCAGGAAGCAAACTTCATAAAGTGATTCAGACGGGAGAATCGATTCGGCATTTACGTCGAAAAGTCGGAGATGCAGAATATTTCTCTAATCTTGTCCCAATCAGAGTGGGTGGAGAAATTATTGGTGGAGTCTCTATATCCTCGGAAATTGCAGATATTCAAGAATTACTCAAGAAGTTGAAACATTCGGAAACAGTCATCTCCCAACTGCAAGGGGCAGTCAATCAGTTCAACCGTGCTAGATACAGTTTCACAGACATCATTGGAGAATCTACGGCTATGAAACAAGTTGTATCAAAAGCAGAAAAAATTGCTTCTGGAAAAGCCTCGGTGTTAATTTCTGGTGAAAGCGGAACGGGAAAAGAACTGTTCGCGCAAGCTATTCATAATGGAAGCTATCGCCATAGCGGTCCTTTTATTGCAGTTAATTGTGCTACTCTGTCAGGGGAGCTACTGGAAAGTGAACTGTTTGGTTATGCTTCAGGAACATTCACTGGCGGGAAAAAAGAAGGGAAAATGGGACTTTTTCGTGCTGCAGAAGGCGGCACTATATTTTTAGATGAAATTGGTGAGTTGGATATTAAGTTTCAAGCAAAGTTATTGCGAGCATTGCAAGAAGGGATGATTCGTCCTTTAGGTGACACAGAGGAGTATCCGATTGATGTGCGTGTGATCAGTGCAACGAATCGCGATTTGAGAGAAATGATTAGCCTAAAAACCTTCCGAGAGGATTTGTATTACCGTATAGCGGTTTTCGAATTGGAAATTCCTCCTTTGCGTGATCGGAGAAATGACATCCCTTTGTTGATGGATGCTTTTCGGACGGAGAAAAAATTCCCTGAAAATATTCAGGAGATTTTTAAGAATTACAAATGGGATGGTAATGTTAGGGAACTGAGGAATGCTGTTCAATTTTGCGTTGAAATAACCGATTCGGAAACAATCAGTATTGAAGATTTACCTAAGCGGATGGTACATTCAGCCAGACAATCTGAAATAATTGGCATCCAAAGCTTGAAAAGCTTCGTAAAAGAAAAGGAAACAGAATACATTCAGGAACTTTTAGAAAGCTATGGTAATGATGTTAATGGAAAATGCAAAGTGGCTAAATTATTGGGAGTGTCCTTAGCAACCTTGTACAACAAACTGGATTCTAAATAA
- a CDS encoding DEAD/DEAH box helicase has translation MLFKELELNQNLLRALKEAGYTKATPIQEDAIPHLMNDKDLLGCAQTGTGKTAAFALPILQNLTEAGTAGKGNIKALILAPTRELALQIGESFQIYAKYLPLKIQVIFGGVSQNPQTTALKRGTDILVATPGRLLDLIGQGYIKLNQVDFFVLDEADMMLDMGMLHDVRRIIRELPKKRQSMFFSATMPTEIEKLAGTILSNPVKVEVTPVSSTVEIIHQSVYPVAKTDKTDLLIHLLKEDTVERSLVFSRTKHGANKIVKKLLQAGLSAEAIHGNKSQTARQRALENFKTKKTSVLVATDIAARGIDVPELSHVILFDLPEVPETYVHRIGRTGRAGRGGKAISFCDETEASLLRDIEKLIQRKVPVVTDQPFLLKEGTKAAAPQPKKPVAARNNGTRVKNQQGPRGGQKAAQRPRFQTKKNTQSN, from the coding sequence TTGTTATTTAAAGAACTAGAATTGAATCAAAACCTGCTGCGCGCACTGAAAGAGGCAGGCTACACGAAAGCTACGCCCATCCAAGAAGATGCCATTCCGCATCTGATGAACGACAAAGATTTGTTGGGTTGCGCCCAAACTGGTACCGGTAAGACCGCAGCCTTTGCCCTACCGATTCTGCAGAACCTAACAGAAGCAGGAACAGCTGGAAAAGGTAACATCAAAGCCCTGATCCTTGCCCCTACCCGTGAGCTTGCCCTACAGATCGGCGAAAGCTTCCAAATTTACGCAAAATACCTTCCATTGAAGATCCAAGTCATTTTCGGTGGTGTTTCCCAGAATCCTCAGACAACCGCGCTGAAACGTGGAACAGATATCCTTGTGGCGACGCCAGGCAGACTGTTGGACCTTATCGGACAAGGATACATCAAACTGAACCAAGTAGATTTCTTTGTCCTGGACGAAGCCGATATGATGTTGGACATGGGGATGCTGCATGATGTACGCCGCATCATCCGCGAACTGCCTAAGAAACGCCAAAGCATGTTCTTCTCGGCCACTATGCCGACTGAAATCGAAAAACTTGCGGGGACCATTTTGTCAAATCCGGTGAAAGTGGAAGTGACTCCGGTTTCCTCGACTGTGGAAATCATCCACCAAAGCGTTTACCCTGTAGCCAAGACCGACAAAACTGACTTGCTTATCCACCTGTTGAAGGAAGATACAGTGGAACGCTCGCTTGTCTTCTCAAGAACGAAGCACGGCGCCAACAAGATCGTCAAAAAGCTTTTGCAGGCTGGACTTTCAGCTGAAGCGATCCACGGCAACAAATCCCAGACTGCACGTCAGCGTGCTTTGGAAAACTTCAAGACCAAAAAAACCAGCGTTCTTGTAGCGACAGATATCGCAGCCCGTGGCATCGATGTGCCTGAGCTTTCGCATGTCATCTTGTTTGATCTGCCTGAAGTTCCGGAAACCTATGTTCACCGTATCGGACGGACGGGACGCGCAGGACGAGGCGGAAAAGCCATCTCATTCTGTGATGAAACCGAAGCATCGTTGTTGCGAGACATCGAAAAGCTTATCCAGAGAAAAGTCCCGGTCGTAACAGATCAGCCTTTCCTGTTGAAAGAAGGCACTAAGGCAGCTGCACCACAGCCGAAAAAACCGGTTGCCGCGCGCAATAACGGAACTCGTGTCAAAAACCAGCAAGGTCCAAGAGGCGGCCAAAAAGCCGCACAAAGACCGCGTTTCCAGACCAAAAAAAATACACAAAGCAACTGA
- the metF gene encoding methylenetetrahydrofolate reductase [NAD(P)H], giving the protein MKIESKFQKKKPVLSFEIFPPKRDKAIQNIDETLAILSELNPDFISVTFGAGGSHTNNQTVELAKRIKQQYGIDPLVHLTCLNHSKFEICELLEELRAADIDSILALRGDKNPAVEEKQDFRYASDLVKFIRQYGDFSISGACYPECHTESKNKIEDIAYLKEKVDSGVQHLISQLFFDNNAFYSFQEHIQIAGMHVPVEAGIMPVINKAQIERMVTLCGASLPEKFSRVMHKYEDNKEALFDAGMAYAINQIVDLLAHDVDGIHIYTMNNPIVAKRICDGIKNLI; this is encoded by the coding sequence ATGAAAATAGAATCCAAATTCCAAAAGAAAAAACCGGTGCTTTCCTTCGAAATTTTTCCACCGAAGCGCGATAAAGCGATCCAGAACATCGACGAGACACTGGCAATCCTGAGCGAACTGAACCCTGATTTCATCAGCGTCACTTTTGGCGCCGGCGGAAGCCATACGAATAACCAAACCGTTGAATTGGCAAAACGCATCAAACAGCAATATGGGATCGATCCGCTGGTGCATTTGACTTGTCTGAATCATTCGAAATTCGAAATCTGTGAATTGTTGGAGGAATTGAGGGCTGCTGACATCGACAGCATCCTTGCGTTGCGAGGGGATAAAAATCCGGCCGTGGAAGAAAAGCAGGACTTCCGGTACGCCAGCGATTTGGTCAAATTCATCCGGCAGTACGGTGATTTTTCCATAAGTGGCGCCTGTTATCCGGAATGCCACACGGAGTCGAAGAATAAAATCGAGGATATCGCCTATCTGAAAGAGAAGGTGGACAGCGGGGTGCAGCATCTGATTTCCCAACTCTTTTTCGACAATAATGCCTTCTATTCCTTCCAGGAACACATCCAGATCGCAGGTATGCACGTGCCGGTCGAGGCGGGCATCATGCCGGTCATCAACAAGGCGCAGATCGAACGGATGGTGACGCTCTGCGGGGCCTCCTTGCCGGAAAAGTTTTCCCGAGTGATGCACAAATACGAAGACAACAAAGAGGCGCTTTTCGATGCCGGTATGGCCTATGCGATCAATCAGATTGTCGATCTGCTGGCGCATGACGTGGACGGCATCCACATCTACACGATGAACAATCCGATTGTCGCAAAAAGGATCTGCGACGGCATCAAAAATCTGATTTGA